In Centropristis striata isolate RG_2023a ecotype Rhode Island chromosome 8, C.striata_1.0, whole genome shotgun sequence, the genomic window TGGCCTGTTTGTTCTAATGATTATGTAAGATTTAGTTACCTGTTCTGCATACGCTTCTTTCAGGTCCTGGGTCTCCAGATCGTCTTGTAACCGCTCAGCAGAAGTGATGGGCTTCACTCCTGCTGTCCTGGCTGCTTGACTCACCGcatcagagagggagaggaggctTCCACCACTCAGTCCggtctgaaaacacacacatacacagacctTAAAGAAAGTGAGGACAACGGACAGTCTACATAATAAGTACACTTAGAACCGATCTGATTACCTTTCTGCGTTTGGCCGGCATGCCGTGCAGGTAAGCATCAGACAGCGGGGGCTGAGCCTTCATCTTCCTCTGGGTCATCATATCACACCTGATGATGGGCACCCATTCCTACAACACAAAGTAAAAAACAGGGAAGAGAGGGATAATGAGGGACCAGGGAGATCTTAAGAAGTCTGTCTTAAATAATACTCAAACCCTCTTTGTCTCACTCTGACAGCTCAGCAAAgaaacatggattttttttttacttaagtttaaaatgcatttttgcacATTTCATGCAAGCAAAGGGGCAAAGAAAACATGGCGGGAATTCGCCATGGTGAACTTTGACTGGTGATTTTGCAGCCTCAaccaataaaaccttaaactaCTGGTACTACtttcaacaaataaaaaaaaaaaagttgtattattaaGAGTAATGAGGACAGTGTAGATGTGAAGTAGGATTTTGCTACACAAAAGTCAAATATTAAAACAGGTAAACTGCGTGGTCTCTTACAGGTGGAACGGCAGCTGCCCAGGCCTCGGACTCTCGTGCAGACTCCTCGCTCCCTCCCTCAGCTCCGGCCGCTGCCATGTCGCCACCTAATGGTGCGGCTCCTCCTGAGGCTCCCAGGTCTCCAGGCAACGCCCTCGTTTCCCGTGATGACGCCCTTGTTTCGTGTGACACAGACATGGCCTCCTCTGCTGTTGTCGCTGCAGCTGGTGAGAGGGTGTCCCCAATCTTTGGAAGCAGATAACAGCGATGTGAGGGAACTCAAAGGCAGAGCAGTGCCTAAAACGTCACACTGAGTTCATCTGAAAAGGACATTAAAGATACACCATGCTTACCGTTGCACTTTGTGCTCGTTCAGGCTCTTGTGCGCCAGTTGCAGAAGACTGATCTCTCTGTGAAAGAATgccatttaatatttattagcCATTTCAGACGTGCTGTCTGAAGTAACAGGATATGTGACAGCCATCAGATAAGAGGGACGGCTTCTATCTCTGCATGCAACATGTTACAAATGCATTCTGTTgtgcagaaaacaaaacaaaatctggGGAGAACAAACAGATCTTTAATTGTCTAGTAAAACTGAGAGGCGACAGCATGTAAACAAGGCCTGCAGGTTGGATATCCCTCTACTGCCAACTTGTGTCCATCCGTATTCTGGGAAGAAGCCAGAGCTTACCTGTGTGTGAACGATGTAGTTCTGGATCTGCTCCTGTGTGATGGGGATGTGCTCCAGAATCACCTGCAGCCTCATCGTCATCATGCTGGTCATCCAGTTGACCAGGCTGGGGCTGATGTCACTGGACATCCTCCGCTGGAACAACAGGAGGAAAttaagcttttatttaaaaattcatacTGCTGTAGTTTGTTATTACTATTGTCAACTTACACTGACATCTTAGTATGAAGGCTCATAAActggtgtgctgtgtgtgtataaatagtggGTTTTATTATATATGCtgttatttaagttgcatattgGTTCCAGAAAACTCTCATAGTCTGTCTTAGACAAAAATTTAAGgtaaaattaatttcatttttgttaagattttttttttttttccagacacattttttcatctgtattttgtgtattatgTCTAATGTGATTATAAGTGCatcacagaaacacataaaggacacaaaaattaACTGCTGCAATATTTTTGCTTGTCATGTTGCCATTTTGTACTTGAATTTTAACCGAGAATAATAAAGCCTCCTAATCATGCATCAGTCTATCACTAACTTTTAACAACTTATTCACTCGTTCTGACAGAagtgattatttttaatttctacCACAtgatttaaaatatgaatataaattaaaatctgGAACGTGGATGAAATGGAAGGATTCAGAGTTGGCTTTTAACTGGTCCCTAAACTCATAACTGTGACTTTGTTTGGAATctgttttgtttgcatttccTGTTACAAGCACTCAAGTAGGCATCAAGGCCTACTGCAAGTTAGCATGACTCTGCATTTGCACAAAGCATCAAACTTGATATCCTTTGCAGATGAAAACTGAACTTGGTATGTTAGACTCTAAGCAGGAAGTGATGAACTAAGAGATTGTATACTGACTATTCGGTGGTTGATGACTGCGGTGAGGGCTCTCTGGTCTCCTCTCAGGCAGTGCAGGTTGAGAGCAAGACACTCAAACAATGCCTGGTTGCACATCTGTAGCAGCCGGGGTCCAAATGAATCATCTGGGAAATgagaaatatgagaaaaattTCAAGTTCAAACTCGGGTCTTATAATAAGTTGATAATAAACTGAAACAATCAGGCCCTTAAGGACCAACATGCTCCACTTGATCCCAGCATCATGGCATAAAATCATGCATTGTAGAGCCCTCCAAACAAAATACTAGTTTTTACTTTGACAGATTGAGGCCTTTCTCACATTGCTGCTGTATTAAGGGCCACTGGAGTGTTTGATACAATGCATCAAAATTAATGTGTGAAAAAATTGTTTGTtgtcttcatttaaaaaaaaacaaaaaaaaacagtggcattggccctcatttatcaaacaaatgTAGAAACGAGCCCAGATCTGggcgtatatttcgtcttatgaCAGGGTTCATGagtgatttatcaaacgttcGTATCACACCAATCGCAGTATAAGAATGATCAGcttttgataaatgtggcggctgaaaacaaaaaggaaggaaatcagttgtgctgtcagcagagcagcagtggAGAACTCAACTCTTGGTGAGGTTGGAatgtttcatttatacattgtgaaatataaagccttttttatatccaaatattatacttattatgatggagagatattattcacttctttacatttagtaagagttctgtcccagtcagaggagtgtgtggcagcactgactggaaatgtttctatttgggCAGAACtggtggtgaaggagacgctgacgctctggtgtccagcaggataacggtaaatagcagaagacaacaacatttaatatcctcagctagtattctgtttaaaagAATTTAACAGTCGCAAGGTGCATTAACGCTGACTCATATTTGCGTACACAAGCTGAgaccagacgtgagatctgttcgttccctccgctcacgtccaaattgataaatgtcgagccttgcgtagaaatgatcgtacgcccactttacgctcactttctggcgtacgcttgtttgataaatgagggccactgtgtaCACAAGCtgccatttaaagggttaaaattctgaaaataaaaactttggcAGTTATGCCCAGGACAGATTAAACAAAACCAGctcagtgaaagtggaaaaaaatattaacatattattttatagaaGTTTTAGGAATGGGAAATTTTGTCCTTTAAGATATCCAGTGGGAgtatttttgttatgttttaaatcttaaaaatgtcCCCTACTATTAAgtataaagatttttttccccattaaaaAATAGTTTCATTATGTTTGAAATTTCAGAAAATCAATGAATATTTGGTTGTTATGACCAGGACTGAAATTGGTTAACTCcgtaaaagtggaaaataaaatgaatttattattttgttgtcattttatccTGTAAGTACACTGGACTAACCTTTTTAAAGCGGTCACAAGGGTTAAACACAAATAGAGGCAAAACTGGAACCAAAACACCATAAACCATCACCAAGGCCAGTTAATGTATACTGCTCTCCTGAAAGTTTACCTGTGCAACGCAGAATATGTGTGGCaatgtgcatcagctgctgTCTGAAGAAAGACATGTTGGTCTGAGTGACGTCAACACCCTCCAACACTGTGACTGAAGACTCTCTCTGTGGGAATCAAATAAAGAGGCGGTGTCACTACATTTATAAACTACACAGGTAACAACACTCCAGTAAACCATATTTAAACTAAACTGGCTCTCAAATTTCATGTGTAGAAGTGAAACATTATGTCTCAACAATGAATAATTTCATTAGCTACATCAATTCAGTAGCTACATCAATTAATTTGGGCTGTCGACAACTCAACAAAATCTAAAACATACTGCAAGTCTAGcggcttttagacattttattgcaGATATGTTACATTTTATACCCTTAGTATCGTTATCTTTGATGTGAATTTCAACGCAGTCTAAAAGTAACCTGGGTCAACTGACTCGGAGTAGCctgacattttgttttatacgttttgagTGGACATCAGGGAACTTACAAAACTCTCACTGATATACTCCTCCAGCTCATTAACAAGGCTGTCAGCCGAAGCCTGGTGGATGGAAACAGAGGACATGAGGAGAAAACAGACACATGGAgggagaaggggaaaaaaatccttcaGTTATTGGGCAGTtaaacaaaagaataaaaatgacaaaccatCAAACATTGGagcaaaatgaaatgaattattgaaaaaattattaaaagaactCAAACAACCatcaagaattaaaaaaaaaagcattctcCAACTAGTGAGTGGTACTGACAGCAATGTTCTCGTCTGTGGGCTCTCTGCCGTTGAGGTAGTTCTGGGTGAAGAACTGGGACAGCTGAGGCTGGATGCGGCCGAGGGGCTGGTGCTGGCCATGAAGCAGCATCACCAGGTCTGACATGGTGAATGTCTGGCACACCAACATCAGCAGCTCTCCAAAAAACCCTGGGAATCACGTTTAAAGAGAAAACAATTCAATTTGAAAGTATATTAATGAGGAGTGAAATTGATATGCATCTTGAATAAATGACACCATTATCTTTTACCAGTGTTGgttgaagtattcagattccatacttaagtaaaagtactaataccacacactgtgaaattactccacagcaagtaaaagtcctgcattcaaaacttactgaagttcaaaagtatcagcaacaaCCTTAAGTATGAAAAGTGAAAGTCCTCTTtaagcagaatggacccactcagattgttttatatattcttaatatagtattgcattattattgttgatacatgcagcattttactgttgtcattaTACTgttatgtagtggagtaaaaagtacagaatttgcctctgaaatgtcatagagtagaagtataaagttacataataaataagtaaagtacatcaaaattgtacttaagtacagtagttgagtaaattagaaaaaaatagttaaattccaccactgtctCTTGACCTTAGCTGCTTTGCTGACATCGTAATATActtgaatgtttgtttttttaccagtaGGATCTTCAGGACTGATGAAAATGTTGGTAGCCTGTGACAGCCTCTGCATGAACTGGGCAATGCTCTCTGTGTCGTTCTGGGCCTGGCCCAGGGAGCCCATCATGGTGCTCAGGACACCACGGACGATGCCTGTGAACAGCTCCGGGTTGAGGGCCTCGGCTCCGGCTCCAGCAGGGGGATTGGGAGTGGGGTTGGGCCCTGCAGCAGGAGTGGTGCCAGATGGAGGTGGGGGTGGAGAGAAGATGGGTTGGGCCTGGAAATAAAACCGAAACAAAAGGAGTTTAGATTTCTTAACGTAACTTactaagaattttttttaaatggaaagcACTACATGGACACAAGTAAGGCTCACTGGAAGTCTAGTGGGTCAATAGGAGATGGTGATGACTAGAGCCAGGTGTCAAAATGTTTCTTTACTAGTGCAAACATGATGCatgttataatataaaatatgtttttctacaaaacttattttttccatttaacaaGAGTGACATTTTTGAATATCAAAGGGATTTGCCAGATTCCAACATTGCTAGAGAAAGGTCCGTCTGCACCCGTTATCATTCTGGGATAAGGGGGCCTTGTTTATCTTTCTTTAAACTAATCAGAATCGTGTTAGGAGGTGATAAGCTGAGGATGCAGTGATGGTGCCCGTGAGAAACAGAAATTGCGGAAGGGGAAGAGAATTCCTTGTGAAATAGGCAGTCAATGCCTGGCTTATCCAACAGTCTACATCCGGTGAGTCAGCCTTGTGTACTATCTACAGTAACAGGCATGAGTACTGATACGAAAGCTAAGCAATGCATCGCTGAGGACGGGGGCAGCAGCTAAATCTGTTTGTGTTGTCCCTCTAAAAGTTGTCCAAATACAAGCAGTCACATTCAAACTTGATAAAATACAGCCTCAAAATGGtaaaagatttatttaaataagaATTAATACTATGTGTGCATATCTGAGAGAACATTCTGGGCCAGCTTTTGGCACTTgacacattttcaaaaaggtGCTGAAGACTTAAgataaaaaagaaccaaaattaaaacagagaaagaaaaatatggTCAACAACTTGTTTTCCTCTGATTCTAGGTGATATACTGACTAGttgtgagaatttttttttattgtaaagtatttactttattgtatttcttaaattaaattctgaattaaaatattgatatcattttttttaaatgatctggcTCTATCTATCTGAACCCACTTGGTCTTGAAAAATCTATTCAAACGATTTCCAAGAACACATTTATTACCAAGTACACCTTTTGACAAGATCTGTGTGCAGGCAATACAGGACTACAGAATGATATGCAAATTAAGGTGAACTTTACATGCAAAGTCAAAGGGCACTAGAGTTGAACATTCAAACACTGACCTGCTGCATGAATTCACTCACTCCCTGGATGAAAGCTGGGACACCAGATGTAGTGACAGTAATTGAAGGGGCCCCTAGAGGGCCAGCAGCGGCACCGCCCAAGAGAGAACCCAGGAGCTGGCTGAGGTCTGGGGGCATCTCCTGGGACTGGGGGTCACTGGTGTTGGTCTCAGATTGGTTCGGTGTACCAGTAGAGCTTGTGGTAGGCGGAGGAGTTGGACCCGAGGTGGAGAAAGAAAATGAGGAGGAGGCTGAGGAGgtttgagaggaggaggaaaaggaggaagaggaagatgtGGAcgtggaggaggaagaagtcACTGTTTGACCAGCTGTAAAAtgaaatacatgaaaacaaaaaaaaaaacacagtaaagtaCCACTGATCGACAGCAAGCCTTGACCAATCTTTATATGTTCTTAActatcatatcatatatcatatcattaaaaaaagaagaagtcatGATTCATCAACTGGAAAGGCGTACCCATTTGTCCTGGCAGCAAAAGCTGTCCAACCAGTCCACTTATCATCTGGTTGAGAGCAGCAGGGTTGAAAGCCTGTAGAGTAAGATTTTACACTTAGTATAGATCATGTTGGCAAACAGCTTGAAAAACAGAAACTAAATCAGAAAAGATTTTTCCCACCTGCCCTGGCTGCTGGCCCGGCATGGCTGCCCTCACATTTATGGTGGTTCCCCGGGTGCCGAAGGCCGGAGGGGGCATGTTAGTTGCAAAGGGGGGCCGGGTGAACACAACCCTGGCCTGGGGCTGGGGGCCAGCatgtggaggtggtgggggagcaGTAGGGGTGGTGGTGGGTGTGTTGGGACCTGTGGTGGTAGTTGAGGAGTTGGCTGTGGAGCTGTATCCAGGAGGGGTGGGCTGGGGTGGTGCTGGTTGGCCAGTGGCGGCGGCGGTGGCAGCGCTTGTAGCTACGGCGGCAGCATATTGGCTGATCTGTTGCATGAGATTCCTCATGAAGTCAGGGGGGAGGGCACCTGCAGGGGGAGACAGAGACCAATGAGTTAAAATAACATGACAGTAATTAGCAGAAATCTATTTTTAGGAGGCACATAAAAAGGATCATTCTGGTGAAACAAATATACAGTATTCCATTGAATTTGGGGAAAGTCACAATTTCAACAGAACCTGGACCTCTGTTGTCAAATACCAAAATTATGACTTTGATAAGATGCCCTGCCTAAATATCTGGAAAGAGACACTGAGACAATACCATGGCAAAAACCTAAAACAACAGGAAAACTTATGGAATAATAGATGACAGAATAACAAAGAACTTATTAGaacttattattatattatattacttagtaattataattattaaaaatgttaatgtattaattaaatGTGTATGGTATGCAGAAATCCGATGTACCCTATACTTGCTTTTATGAGATTTTCTTTGACAGTTAACTTTATATTTACAACCAGATCTATTAGGCATATACTGTTTAATAAGACTTTGTGTGGGGTTATGGGGGTAACAGCGCCCCCTTAGCAACGTTTGAGCGACTGTTCAGTTAGAGAGTGGAACTGCAGCAtgggagacaaaacaaaaacccacaaaatgataataaaaaagaatagtGATATGTGAAAAGTTTAGGAGGGAAGAGCTGCTGAAATGAGGAGGAATGTCACTTGACTATCTGGATATGCTTTTCCTCTCTGTCCATTTTACAGtaatgaaaaacagacaaacaatacTCAACACGTAGTATTTGGGTTGATTATGTGTTACGTGAATTACAGGAGATACAACAAAGATGGTGAGTCTAGTGTTATCTGTATATTTTGTCTGTAGTAAGGATTGTGATACAGACGCCAGCTTAGAGTGGGACTGTGCAGTAGCAGTGGAGTGGTTCATGACAcgctttaattttctttttaacatcattttttgCTTCAATCATTCTGGCAGTTTATATTAAAACCACAGTAAAGTTACAGAGTTCCTCTTAAGTGGAGCGCTGGACACGCACACCAATGGCACTCATAGGAAACAGCCTCCACTCttatctttaaaatattttaagataAGAGGAAGTCCGTGTTCTATACAATGTACTATGCCACATGCACTACCAAATGGCCTTACCTGGTTGTCCAGGCATTTGCtgtccagctgcagcagggtTAGCACCTGGACCtgcatatacacacaaaaatgacaacacaCAAATAGTTTTAACTCCAGATACAACACTAAAGTAACTACCAGCAGTACTCTCTGTTAAAGAAGAGCTTTTGCAGTAACAGAGACATCATCAccatcaaaaacaaaagaaagaaggtTAGGAAATTTGAGCCTGTAAATCAAGTACAGTTAAATTCTTCAGATCCCTCTGATTGATAGCAGCAGTGCACAGAGgtagtgtagtgtagtaaaCTTTAACTCCAAAGCAATAAACCCCAGCAATCACACAAACAGCATTGATGTAGAGGAGCATTCAATCAGTGGCGGGTAGGGGACAACACACCATCCGTGTTCATCTGCATCATGACCACCGGAACTGCCTGGTGGCTGATCCTGATGACACGGGGGCCGGCCTGTCCCGGTCCAGCCTGCTGATTGGACGGGGAAGTCTGTGAGGGGGGGGTCTGTCCCTGACCTGCCTGCTCACTCTGGCCGGATGGCTGGCTGGACGGGGCCTGTCCCTCAGTGCTGTTAGCCGCAGCACCCAGGTTCATCTGTCGGTGAAGATAGCAGCACAGTCAGTTTACCTTAAAGGTTGACATTAATAACTCACATATGCTTGCTTTCACTTACTTGCACCGGGATGTGGTGGTGAACAGCTCCAGGCAGAGTGACGGGGGTGGCATAGTGTGAAAACGGCCGCACCACATGCAGGTGGCGGGGCACAGGGCTCATGAGGTTCAGTCGCAGGTCACTGAGGGCCACAAGGGCGTTACCAAGGAGACGGAGACACTCCCACGTCAGGATGAGAGTGCGCTggtcttcttctctctcctgaggcagaaaagaaacacaaatgggCAACTtcttaaaagacaatttaaaatctACGTTTAATATACAGGATTTTGAGCATTCGAGGAAAAGTTCAACATTTGTGTAAAATGCATATTCGCTCTCCTCCAAACTCTTTtctaacttttttaaaatttaatttacctgattatttaattaaaccttGGGTTAGTCTACCCATATATAATATCTACAACTATTTAGGCAAGTCTTCATctcttaatacattttatttatacaagCAGATCTTGACCGCTGTAGACACCGACATGTTGATGCTTTATTCCAGCCATACTCACATGTGGacggtaaatatgaagctaccacCGGCAGCCGGCTAACTTAGCTGAGCACAGAGACGAGGAACAGAGAAAAATGGTTACCCTGGCTCTTTCCAATCATGAGGAGAAGACTCACTACAAGCACCTCTAATGCTCACATGTTGACAAAAACCTTTGGAACATTAATCACATTAAACCAGTGAAGGCTCAAAGAAGTTAATGTCCCACAAAAGAAAGTAGAACTTTTCCTTttataatcttaattaacacgcTGTTGGTCCAAACAACTTGTATCAAGTACAAAATCATTTGATTGTTTTGAAGCATTGTGTGAAATATATCAGAAAGCAGGTGGTAAAATGCTGCCTTTTGAATAATTCtattaatacaatataattACCTTAATATTAATCATAATTAATATGTTATTGCTGCCCTTGAAGCCTTATGAATTTAACAACTGAGGATTTGaccttggattttttttttaaatcaataccCTGGCATCCTAATAAAAAGCATactgaataattaaataaagtaaagatCACAGTTAGTTATTATTTGCCTGTTTGAATCCTACCGTATTATTGTTGTACTCTGCGGTGGTGGCTGTCTCCAGGATGGTGTGAGCTCTCTGAATAAAGGGCTGCAGTCTCTCCTCCACCCGCCGCAGCTCAGACAACATCTCCGCCAACTCAGCAGGGCTGGGGtgactgggggggggggggacgcAGAGCTGATTACAATCAAACACAACAGCTGTTCACAAAACTCAGTGAGATTCAGTGGTCATGACAGTGACACAGAGATGCAGCATCACTCTGTATAAAGGACAGAAAGGTATCACATACAGATAGATGAGATAGATAAGATATACAACCGACAGtagaatacaataaacaatttacAGGTTAGTTTCATTAAAACATTCTAGCACTAAAAGACTCCTGGTGTGGCCCAATGATATGCATCTGATTTGATTCTATGCTTAATAATTTCATGTTCTTTTTAAATCTGTCTGATTTAAAAagaactggagaaaaaaaaaggcacaagtgACAATTGAAGTCACTTCATGAGAGAGAGGATGTCCTACTTGGGTCCGGGTTGGGGTGTTGGTCCCTCAGATTGTGCTGAAGAGGTGGTGGTTGGTGGTGGGGGAGTTGTCGGAGGTGGGGAGGTGTCCATGGGTTgagcagagggagagggagtGGAGGTGGTAGATGAAgatgagggaggagggggagcagcagcagcagcagcagcagcagcagtagtagttgTCTCGTTTTGGGCAGATGAGTCGCTCGTCCGACCCTAAAAATAAGGCACAACACAAGGCAAATTTTTACACCGATAAAGTGTTTATATCTCTAGAGCTTTGCTACTGGATAAATGTGAACACTGAGTTCTCACCTCCATCCTGTGGATGACATCATTGATGTCCCTCAGCAGGTTCTCAGCCAGCACCAGTCTCAGCCTTGGCTCGCTCTGCACTGGTTGGTCCATATCAATGTGCACATTTACAGACCCATTGctctgaaatataaaaaaaaggtgaaaatcaataaaacacagGATGACACATGATGACATTTCCCAACAAattcaaaagtaaattacatCAGCAACCTGTGCTGACAGTGACACAGGGATATATTCAGCTGATTCGCATTAGTAATAAGcgatgtacagtcatggaaaaaatgatttgaccacacttgttttctctaatatattgttcattttaatgcctggaacaactaaaggtacatttgtttggacagatataattataataataaaaatagctcataagagtttaatttaagaattgatatctagacattttccatgtttttttatattgattttggttatcatcaagaaaaccatggaaaatgtcttagaaaaattattagaccattgttttcttcagagtCACAAGTGTCTGACAGGGCGTGTGCAATTTAGTGCCGAACCGAGGCTGGCAACATTCAGGagataacatttattttcatcagaGTAGAGAGGGGAGAATGAGcatgttgtttgtttacaaggaagttttttgtgttttttggatgAGAATAAGGCTCAATGGAAACTAAAACTACAAAGTCACTACAATCTCATTCATGAGCTCcctcagtctcataaagttccACTCTGGAGCAGCTGCAGAGTCATCctagtaaaatgtgttatactAGTACATTGTTTGGTTTAATATCAAGCCTGTTTCTACATTTCTAAACCAGTCCAACCTTATATCTTACCCCAGTGCTGGTTGTAACTCTGGCATTCCTGGCATTCTCTCCCATACCAGACACCATCTGCTGAACCGACATCTAAAcaagaaaagcacaaaattaatGCACCGTtggaaacaacacaaaacatgcaaaacaaaccTGAAACATGATTAAGACTGGGCAACGTACTGcaggttaaatatatatacattaacatACTTTAATGTGTGAAATCTGTAGAATTAAACACTGAACATCTCAAACTGTGTCACAAAGCAGACTCACCTGTATCTGCTGGGGGTCCATGATGTTGACGGGGAGGTTGAAGGTGCCGAGCATTACGTAGCTGTTAGCGTTGCGATCATGAGGAGGCACTTGTGATGTACCCTGGGAGGACGAGGAGGGTCCGCTGTCTGCTGAAGTGCCGCCTGACCCTGATCCAGGCTGGGAGGGCGGAGGGGGTGCCCGTTCCACGAGATGTATCACCTTGCCATCCACATCTGGGACAACAGAGAACTACGGTTACTTCTGTACACATAGGACGGTATGTTgactttacatttacataaagaGGAAACATGTTGCTgtattttaccttaaaaataaaccCCAATGAGTCTTTCTGGTAGtactatatacatataaatagtGAGCTTATTATTTGAAATGGAAACTTTGAGCTCAAGTGAGGACTTGAGTAATAGTCATTACCTTCTCCCATAATAGTGCTCCaccaaaacagcaaaataaggccaaagcaacaaaaattcttaaaaaataacaaccCTGAAAGTCAATTACTACTTAGTGTAGGTGTATGTACACATAATAATAGCTTATTATGCTATTAAGctttttaagagttaaattcaagcattttaagCATGTTCAGGGTACCATGTGGTGTGATactatgaaaatgaaaagatttCTGGTTTAcattagtggggcggattagctcaacattttacaacaatcgttcactttgtgataaaagcatgaaatttggtagatgtgttggtgaatatgtttcgaacaaatctggatattgggccacctcaaaagcgccccctagtggccgtggcaggcatttgttatacgaataaatcaatgatgaataaaaactgcccttttaataataccaactggtgatgaattgtatattgttggaaagcctgattagtcacctttacaacgaggtacagcttgtaaggatcgtgcattcatggaatgagcaacggggctaaacgtgtgggtagcaccccccaaaaatgtgcatcccctgtgtagtggggcggattagctgaacaatcgttaattttgtgataaaagcatcaaatttggtacactcattgctgaatacatgaatc contains:
- the bag6 gene encoding large proline-rich protein BAG6 isoform X2 codes for the protein MEEQTADIEVTVKTLDSQSRTYTVGAQLTVKEFKEHIAPSVGIPVDKQRLIYQGRVLQDERTLADYNVDGKVIHLVERAPPPPSQPGSGSGGTSADSGPSSSSQGTSQVPPHDRNANSYVMLGTFNLPVNIMDPQQIQMSVQQMVSGMGENARNARVTTSTGSNGSVNVHIDMDQPVQSEPRLRLVLAENLLRDINDVIHRMEGRTSDSSAQNETTTTAAAAAAAAAPPPPSSSSTTSTPSPSAQPMDTSPPPTTPPPPTTTSSAQSEGPTPQPGPNHPSPAELAEMLSELRRVEERLQPFIQRAHTILETATTAEYNNNTEREEDQRTLILTWECLRLLGNALVALSDLRLNLMSPVPRHLHVVRPFSHYATPVTLPGAVHHHIPVQMNLGAAANSTEGQAPSSQPSGQSEQAGQGQTPPSQTSPSNQQAGPGQAGPRVIRISHQAVPVVMMQMNTDGPGANPAAAGQQMPGQPGALPPDFMRNLMQQISQYAAAVATSAATAAATGQPAPPQPTPPGYSSTANSSTTTTGPNTPTTTPTAPPPPPHAGPQPQARVVFTRPPFATNMPPPAFGTRGTTINVRAAMPGQQPGQAFNPAALNQMISGLVGQLLLPGQMASSSFSFSTSGPTPPPTTSSTGTPNQSETNTSDPQSQEMPPDLSQLLGSLLGGAAAGPLGAPSITVTTSGVPAFIQGVSEFMQQAQPIFSPPPPPSGTTPAAGPNPTPNPPAGAGAEALNPELFTGIVRGVLSTMMGSLGQAQNDTESIAQFMQRLSQATNIFISPEDPTGFFGELLMLVCQTFTMSDLVMLLHGQHQPLGRIQPQLSQFFTQNYLNGREPTDENIAASADSLVNELEEYISESFRESSVTVLEGVDVTQTNMSFFRQQLMHIATHILRCTDDSFGPRLLQMCNQALFECLALNLHCLRGDQRALTAVINHRIRRMSSDISPSLVNWMTSMMTMRLQVILEHIPITQEQIQNYIVHTQRDQSSATGAQEPERAQSATIGDTLSPAAATTAEEAMSVSHETRASSRETRALPGDLGASGGAAPLGGDMAAAGAEGGSEESARESEAWAAAVPPEWVPIIRCDMMTQRKMKAQPPLSDAYLHGMPAKRRKTGLSGGSLLSLSDAVSQAARTAGVKPITSAERLQDDLETQDLKEAYAEQVKSDIKKRVREDPDFNSQQFPNAHRAFPSDS